From Ptychodera flava strain L36383 chromosome 2, AS_Pfla_20210202, whole genome shotgun sequence, the proteins below share one genomic window:
- the LOC139120097 gene encoding zinc finger protein 99-like isoform X2, giving the protein MSEKSGQHIIHVTGASMIIESLVPNGHVTLEYGSLNTEKDREDFTAQHDHVDNQSTEDKDSISLSESDTNNDENNSQNALVQVRSNKSQECERGDWKTRLVKDCPLQIEESYFCSESWTTLVWKCALNGNVERKNRPHAYTDCGETFTGEDSLRKHRLIHSDLRQYECKVCGKTFTQKSRLGKHNLVHSNLRPYECEVPVCGKTFKYRSTLKKHRLIHLGVRPYECKECGKTFTRMDQLREHILVHSNLRPYECEVCGKAFKDRSTCRKHRLTHPGLRPYECKECGKSFPRKNSLGRHNLVHSNLRPCFCEVCGKPFTLKSGLSQHRLTHSGLRCYECKECGKTFKSKGSLTKHELIHSGFKPYECKECCKTFVRKDQLSAHILVHSNFRPYECEICGKAFKDRSTCRKHRLTHPGLRPYECKDCDKTFTRKGYLWEHRWIHLGVKPYECKECGKSFPRKNSLARHKLVHSNIRPYECEICGKTFTLKNNLSEHRLTHSGLRPYECKECGKTFTQKSNLSKHNSVHSNLRLYECEVCCKTFKDRNTLKKHRLIHLGVRPYECKECGKTFTSMDQLNRHILVHSNLRPYECDVCGKSFNDRSTLRKHRFTHPGLRPYECKECGKTFARMEQLNTHILIHSIRPQTT; this is encoded by the exons ATGTCAGAAAAATCAGGACAACACATCATCCATGTGACAG GAGCATCAATGATAATAGAGAGTCTTGTCCCAAATGGTCATGTCACCTTGGAGTATGGCAGCCTTAACACAGAAAAGGATAGAGAAGATTTTACTGCACAGCATGACCACGTTGACAACCAATCTACAGAGGACAAAGATTCCATCAGTTTGTCTGAGAGTGAcacgaataatgatgaaaataactcACAGAATGCACTGGTACAGGTACGCAGTAATAAGAGCCAGGAGTGTGAAAGAGGTGATTGGAAAACAAGGCTTGTAAAGGATTGCCCATTGCAAATAGAAGAGTCTTATTTCTGTTCAGAAAGTTGGACAACATTAGTTTGGAAGTGTGCACTAAACGGCAATGTTGAAAGAAAGAACAGACCACATGCATATACAGATTGTGGTGAAACATTCACTGGAGAGGACAGTCTCAGGAAGCACAGACTGATCCATTCAGACCTCAGACAGTATGAATGCAAAgtttgtggtaaaacattcacacaaaagAGTAGACTTGGTAAGCACAATTTGGTTCATTCAAACCTCAGACCATATGAGTGTGAAGTACCGGTATGcggtaaaacattcaaatatagAAGCACTCTTAAGAAGCACAGATTGATCCATTTAGGCGTCAGGccgtatgaatgcaaagagtgtggtaaaacattcacacgtATGGACCAACTTAGGGAGCACATTTTGGTTCATTCAAACCTCAGACCATACGAGTGTGAAGTATGTGGTAAAGCATTCAAAGATAGAAGCACTTGCAGGAAGCACAGATTGACCCATCCAG GcctcagaccatatgaatgcaaagagtgtggtaaatcATTTCCACGGAAGAACAGTCTTGGGAGACACAATTTGGTCCATTCAAACCTCAGACCATGTTTCTGTGAAGTATGTGGTAAACCATTCACACTAAAGAGCGGTCTTAGTCAGCACAGGTTGACCCATTCTGGCCTCAGGTgctatgaatgcaaagagtgtggtaaaacattcaaaagtaAGGGCAGTCTTACGAAGCATGAACTCATCCATTCTGGTTTCAaaccatatgaatgcaaagagtgttgTAAAACATTCGTTCGTAAAGACCAACTTAGTGCGCACATTTTGGTCCATTCAAACTTCAGACCATATGAGTGTGAAATATGTGGTAAAGCATTTAAAGATAGAAGCACTTGTAGGAAGCACAGATTGACCCATCCAGGcctcagaccatatgaatgcaaagattgTGATAAAACATTCACAAGGAAGGGCTATCTTTGGGAGCACAGGTGGATCCATTTGGGTGTCAaaccatatgaatgcaaagagtgtggtaaatcGTTTCCAAGGAAGAACAGTCTTGCGAGACACaaattggtccattcaaacatcagaccatatgaatgtgaaatatgtggtaaaacattcacactaaAGAACAATCTTAGTGAACACAGATTGACCCATTCAGGCCTCAGAccgtatgaatgcaaagagtgtggtaaaacattcacacaaaagAGTAATCTTAGTAAGCACAACTCGGTCCATTCCAACCTCAGACTGTATGAGTGTGAGGTATGTtgtaaaacattcaaagatAGAAACACTCTGAAGAAGCACAGATTGATCCATTTAGGCGTCAGGccgtatgaatgcaaagagtgtggtaaaacattcacaagtATGGACCAACTTAATAGGCACATTTTGGTCCATTCCAACCTCAGACCATATGAGTGTGATGTATGTGGTAAATCATTCAATGATAGAAGCACGCTTAGGAAGCACAGATTCACCCATCCAGGCCTCAGAccgtatgaatgcaaagagtgtggtaaaacttTCGCACGCATGGAGCAACTTAATACACACATTTTGATTCATTCGATCAGAcctcagaccacatga
- the LOC139120097 gene encoding zinc finger protein 665-like isoform X1 — protein MSEKSGQHIIHVTGASMIIESLVPNGHVTLEYGSLNTEKDREDFTAQHDHVDNQSTEDKDSISLSESDTNNDENNSQNALVQVRSNKSQECERGDWKTRLVKDCPLQIEESYFCSESWTTLVWKCALNGNVERKNRPHAYTDCGETFTGEDSLRKHRLIHSDLRQYECKVCGKTFTQKSRLGKHNLVHSNLRPYECEVPVCGKTFKYRSTLKKHRLIHLGVRPYECKECGKTFTRMDQLREHILVHSNLRPYECEVCGKAFKDRSTCRKHRLTHPGLRPYECKECGKSFPRKGYLWEHRLTHPGLRPYECKECGKSFPRKNSLGRHNLVHSNLRPCFCEVCGKPFTLKSGLSQHRLTHSGLRCYECKECGKTFKSKGSLTKHELIHSGFKPYECKECCKTFVRKDQLSAHILVHSNFRPYECEICGKAFKDRSTCRKHRLTHPGLRPYECKDCDKTFTRKGYLWEHRWIHLGVKPYECKECGKSFPRKNSLARHKLVHSNIRPYECEICGKTFTLKNNLSEHRLTHSGLRPYECKECGKTFTQKSNLSKHNSVHSNLRLYECEVCCKTFKDRNTLKKHRLIHLGVRPYECKECGKTFTSMDQLNRHILVHSNLRPYECDVCGKSFNDRSTLRKHRFTHPGLRPYECKECGKTFARMEQLNTHILIHSIRPQTT, from the exons ATGTCAGAAAAATCAGGACAACACATCATCCATGTGACAG GAGCATCAATGATAATAGAGAGTCTTGTCCCAAATGGTCATGTCACCTTGGAGTATGGCAGCCTTAACACAGAAAAGGATAGAGAAGATTTTACTGCACAGCATGACCACGTTGACAACCAATCTACAGAGGACAAAGATTCCATCAGTTTGTCTGAGAGTGAcacgaataatgatgaaaataactcACAGAATGCACTGGTACAGGTACGCAGTAATAAGAGCCAGGAGTGTGAAAGAGGTGATTGGAAAACAAGGCTTGTAAAGGATTGCCCATTGCAAATAGAAGAGTCTTATTTCTGTTCAGAAAGTTGGACAACATTAGTTTGGAAGTGTGCACTAAACGGCAATGTTGAAAGAAAGAACAGACCACATGCATATACAGATTGTGGTGAAACATTCACTGGAGAGGACAGTCTCAGGAAGCACAGACTGATCCATTCAGACCTCAGACAGTATGAATGCAAAgtttgtggtaaaacattcacacaaaagAGTAGACTTGGTAAGCACAATTTGGTTCATTCAAACCTCAGACCATATGAGTGTGAAGTACCGGTATGcggtaaaacattcaaatatagAAGCACTCTTAAGAAGCACAGATTGATCCATTTAGGCGTCAGGccgtatgaatgcaaagagtgtggtaaaacattcacacgtATGGACCAACTTAGGGAGCACATTTTGGTTCATTCAAACCTCAGACCATACGAGTGTGAAGTATGTGGTAAAGCATTCAAAGATAGAAGCACTTGCAGGAAGCACAGATTGACCCATCCAGGcctcagaccatatgaatgcaaagagtgtggtaaatcATTCCCACGGAAGGGCTATCTTTGGGAGCACAGATTGACCCATCCAGGcctcagaccatatgaatgcaaagagtgtggtaaatcATTTCCACGGAAGAACAGTCTTGGGAGACACAATTTGGTCCATTCAAACCTCAGACCATGTTTCTGTGAAGTATGTGGTAAACCATTCACACTAAAGAGCGGTCTTAGTCAGCACAGGTTGACCCATTCTGGCCTCAGGTgctatgaatgcaaagagtgtggtaaaacattcaaaagtaAGGGCAGTCTTACGAAGCATGAACTCATCCATTCTGGTTTCAaaccatatgaatgcaaagagtgttgTAAAACATTCGTTCGTAAAGACCAACTTAGTGCGCACATTTTGGTCCATTCAAACTTCAGACCATATGAGTGTGAAATATGTGGTAAAGCATTTAAAGATAGAAGCACTTGTAGGAAGCACAGATTGACCCATCCAGGcctcagaccatatgaatgcaaagattgTGATAAAACATTCACAAGGAAGGGCTATCTTTGGGAGCACAGGTGGATCCATTTGGGTGTCAaaccatatgaatgcaaagagtgtggtaaatcGTTTCCAAGGAAGAACAGTCTTGCGAGACACaaattggtccattcaaacatcagaccatatgaatgtgaaatatgtggtaaaacattcacactaaAGAACAATCTTAGTGAACACAGATTGACCCATTCAGGCCTCAGAccgtatgaatgcaaagagtgtggtaaaacattcacacaaaagAGTAATCTTAGTAAGCACAACTCGGTCCATTCCAACCTCAGACTGTATGAGTGTGAGGTATGTtgtaaaacattcaaagatAGAAACACTCTGAAGAAGCACAGATTGATCCATTTAGGCGTCAGGccgtatgaatgcaaagagtgtggtaaaacattcacaagtATGGACCAACTTAATAGGCACATTTTGGTCCATTCCAACCTCAGACCATATGAGTGTGATGTATGTGGTAAATCATTCAATGATAGAAGCACGCTTAGGAAGCACAGATTCACCCATCCAGGCCTCAGAccgtatgaatgcaaagagtgtggtaaaacttTCGCACGCATGGAGCAACTTAATACACACATTTTGATTCATTCGATCAGAcctcagaccacatga